NNNNNNNNNNNNNNNNNNNNNNNNNNNNNNNNNNNNNNNNNNNNNNNNNNNNNNNNNNNNNNNNNNNNNNNGGGTGTAAAATGGCTTGCCAAGGCGATGGGCAGAACTCGGTGGGCTAAGCGCGTGCTGGGACCAATGGCTACGCAGTTGATGAAAGGGGTTGAGCGAGTTGGTGGAAAGTTCGGACAGCGAGCCGTGCGAGGCGCCGATGACTTTGGTCGGGGGTTGGACGATATTATTGCTCCGAATAGCGGGACTAGAATGGTCAATCCCAACGAGCTTCGCTGGACTCAGCGAACGGCAGGTGGGAATGGTAGAGCTGATACGCTTAGGCAAAGCATGGCAGAAAATGGTTATATTGGGGATCCAATAGATGTGGTAAATACGGCCGACGGCTTGGTGACTGTAGATCATACTAGGGCAGCAGTCGCACTCGAGCTTGGCATTTCTGAAATACCCGCGAACATTCATTTACCAACTGACCCGCTGCCGGCAAGCATGAAGGGGAGGTTTGGAAGCGCGACAACCTGGGGCGAGGCTATTGCTAATCGAGCAGCTAACCAACGGCCACCTTTACCTCCAACTGGAACTACAACACCACCGCGTCTCCCAAGGGGAAGATAGGAATAGAGAGTAAAACAATGAGAAACGAACAAATTCCGGATTTTAGTTTTTTCCCGCCGCCAGGATATTTATGGCTCATTGACCGTGGCTTGGTTGGTTTTGACCCGTTTTCGGGATTGCAGCCTTGGCATTATTTGGATAAGAAGAACAGCTTTTCAGTAAATGAGCGTTGGCCAGGGAAAGACCTATTAGATACAGATCTGATCGCATTTGCCAAACGTCAGGACAGTGATGATTTGGCCTGTTTCAAAGTTCATATAAGCGAAGCCGTTGCAATTGTGATTGTTAACGGATGGACATCAAATGGATATGACATAATTACTGAATATCAAAGTTTTTGGGAATGGTTGAAATCTGTGGTTGATGATATTGCGGAGTGGGTTGAGTTGCCCGTTGTTTGATCAATCCATCAAGAGTTAGTCGTTTGTTGAATACGCTGACGATGTCTCAAAGAAATTTCGTAGGAGATGCCAATTACAAATCGGAGAGTGTATGCCCAAATTTATGACAACTATGTGTTTTCTATTCCTGCTGCTGGTTTTCCCTGCTCAAGCACAGACTCTAATAACTGCACAAAATTCAGAGTCAAGTCAGGAAAAGGGCATTATTCAGCCAACGCTCAATGCTTTTACAGCTTATACGAAATGGCGCGATGAGACATTGCGCGATTACGGATTGGGAACATTGACACCTCACTACGCCGTCGCCATCGTCGCGCAGAGGTTGGATGATTCGACGGCGCAAGTTGAAGTCCTAATTGCCGCCGAGATGAAGCACTATACCGTCACGATCCGGCCGGTAACGCTGAATCGGCTGCTTTCGGGCGAGACGGAATCGAAGGCGGCAGGCAATGCGGTGACGATAGATCAGAAAGCGGGCGACAAGCTCGGCACGGGTGCGGACAAGATTCATATCGGTCAGACGACGACTACGGTTCCGATCAGCAAAGTGGTGCAGGCGCTGGAAATCTCCTGGACTCCGAAGAATGACACCAAAGACGATTTCACAAACACTTGCATTGTTCAGCTTGGCAAAGAACCAACCGTAACGGTTAACGGATACGTCCTTGGCACCCCAATCAAATAATCTGTGTTTGGAAGCCTGTCCCAACCGATAGGGAGCGGCCCTCAGATTACGATGCGATCCATTTCATCGAATGTGGCCTGATCCTTCCTTCGATCGAGAGCTTTGTTGTTTGCGTAGGGGCGCGCTCTCGGATTTCTCAAGAAAGCGGGCATTTCCAACTATGGTCAACTCCTGGCGAAGCAGTCAGACCCGGCTTCAGCACTACGAAAGCAATTCGGAAAGAATTGGATAACCAGAAGGTATTTTTCGTCGCCACCTGTCCATAGTCCATACAGCCAAAACATTACACTACTCACTATTTGATACTGATCTGCACGGTGTTGAATTTTATTGTCAATTCGACCGTTCCGAGGCCTGAAATCGTCAAAGAACCGGAGTTTGTTGCGGAAAAACCTCGTCTTTTTTGGCTCGGTCGGGCGAACAATGACGAAAGCCTGAATCTGTTGAGGGAGTTGACCGAAACCCAGCAGAACAAACGAACCGCCGAACACGGCGTCGTTGCAATCGCATTGCACGATGATTCGCGCGTTAGCGAAATGCTGAAACAGTTCGTCAGCAATTTGACTGGCAAAGATGTTCGTAATTCTGCAATTTTCTGGTTGGGACAAATCGGCGGCGAAACGCCATTTCTTTCCGATCTGGTTTTGGACGAAAAAGAGAATGTCGAAGTGCGTAACCACTTTCGCCATCGGCGTCAGCAAGGACAGCGATGCGCTGAGAACGTTGCAGAATCTGTTTCAAGGAGTTACCGACCGCGAGGTGAAAAAACATTTGGTTTTCGCCGTTTCCGTCAACCAGAATCAGGATGAAGCCCTGGAGTACCTGATCAATCTGGCCACCAACGAACGCGATGTGGAAGTGAAAAAACAAGCCATCTTCTGGTTGGGACAAACCGGCGATGAACGTGCTGTTGCCTTCTTCAGGGAACTTTTGTCCAAGTAAAGAAGGATGTCAGTGAACCGGAGAAAAATAATCCTTCCCACAGCGAGCGCGTTGGTTGTGGGGAGGATTCTTCTGGTGTGATTGTAATGACGCGTTGGGGCTTGAGCCTTTTCTCTCTGACTCTACTGTTCCTGATGTGATGAACTCCTCATTTGCAGCCAGCAGAAAACTGAGGGCGCACTGTGCGATAACGGCGCCTCATTTCGCGCGTTCGTATTTGATCTCTTCCAACCATTTCTCCTGGCCTTGCTGGTACCAAGTCCACTGCGAGGTGAAATGATCGTCGTCAATAAAGTTGAGTACGACTTTGTCCATGTGTCCTTTGTCGCGCGAAGGCAGATTGCCGCCATCCAGAAACGTAAAGGTCACCTTGCGCCCACTATCTTCAAACGCCGTCGCCTGCAAGCGCGGCTGCGTTTTCGAAACGCAGTAATGCGTGAGCAACAAGCGGTCGCCGTCCAGGTAATACATCGTCGCCATCGTTTCGTTCGGATGCGCATCGAAAGAGCTTTCGTGCACGACCGAACCCTGTGCAATGGTTTTGAAGTTAATGGCTTCCGTCCATCCTTTGGTGCTGCGGCCCGTCCATTTGCCTTCCAGCCGTTTGAGCCGGTCGAACGTTTCTTTGGCGGTGGCCGCATTAGCAGCCATCTTACTGGACGTTTGGGCAGATGGTTCAGCGGGATTTTGCGCGAAGACCGCAGCACCAATAGCGTTCAGTAACAAACCGAACATGACGATGCCCAATGCGCGGAAACACGATGGTGGTGGAAATAAGCGGTTCATGAATTTTCTCCTTCAGGTGGTTTTAGCGCGGTTGGCGCAATAATCAACAACGGTTCAAGTTGGCAAAGTTTGGTGTAAGACTGGCGATCTGCCGCCAGCCGTTTGAAACTCAGCCTGTTCGGCGTAACTGATGGCGCGCCCGCCATTGATAAAGGCGGCTTGGCCTTCAAAAAAAGGCGCTTGCGGACGAACATCCCATTCGCCACCGCGCACAAATTTCATTTGCTAATGACGTTGTAAGGAATCCACGGCACGGGCCAAAAGACGAAGCCTGCAGCAACAGCAAGAACCGCTTCAACCCGTCTTATTGAAAGCGAGAAGCTCATCACTGGCAACGGCCAGCAGGTGAGCTTCATTCTTCCCGCACAATTTTGACAAATTTTTAC
This portion of the Acidobacteriota bacterium genome encodes:
- a CDS encoding HEAT repeat domain-containing protein; amino-acid sequence: MSKCVTTFAIGVSKDSDALRTLQNLFQGVTDREVKKHLVFAVSVNQNQDEALEYLINLATNERDVEVKKQAIFWLGQTGDERAVAFFRELLSK